From one Lycium barbarum isolate Lr01 chromosome 6, ASM1917538v2, whole genome shotgun sequence genomic stretch:
- the LOC132600714 gene encoding glucan endo-1,3-beta-glucosidase 11-like isoform X2 has product MKGTYGINYGKISDNIPTPENVLILLKKNKIKNIRIYDADQRVLKAFSGSGIEISVCLPNELLIDVSKNGSIALEWIQVNLQPFLPGTSIRGIAVGNEILGGDTAIAEALVPAVKSVYRALRKLGLTDTIEVSTPHSEAVFNSTYPPSDGAFKPSLMPYLGPLLQFFNRVGSPFYINAYPFLAYKFEPTIDINYALFKKNKGIVDPKTKLHYDNMFDAMVDATYIALEKLGYKKMQVIVSETGWASKGDDNEAGATPENARTYNFNLHKRLMKKKGTPYKPKTKAKAYVFALFNENLKPGPTSERNFGLFKADGSIAYDIGFKGLVSSSPSSKDFVLRGRFWISQSFIIAACATILVLS; this is encoded by the exons ATGAAAGGCACATATGGAATAAACTATGGAAAAATATCAGACAATATTCCAACACCTGAAAATGTCTTAATACTTCTCAAGAAAAACAAGATCAAGAACATCAGAATCTACGATGCGGATCAAAGAGTTCTGAAAGCCTTCAGTGGTTCTGGGATCGAAATCTCAGTTTGTCTTCCCAATGAACTACTAATAGACGTTAGCAAAAACGGATCTATAGCTCTCGAATGGATACAAGTTAACCTACAACCGTTCCTCCCTGGTACCTCAATCCGAGGTATCGCGGTTGGAAATGAGATACTAGGTGGCGATACAGCAATTGCGGAAGCATTAGTGCCCGCGGTTAAAAGTGTGTACCGCGCGTTGAGGAAGTTGGGCTTAACCGATACGATTGAGGTCTCGACTCCACACTCTGAGGCAGTTTTTAACAGCACTTATCCGCCTTCAGATGGCGCCTTTAAACCGAGTTTGATGCCATATTTGGGACCACTATTGCAGTTTTTCAACAGAGTTGGCTCACCTTTTTACATAAATGCATATCCATTCTTGGCCTATAAATTTGAGCCTACAATTGATATCAACTATGCACTattcaaaaaaaataaagggaTTGTTGATCCTAAGACTAAGTTGcactatgacaacatgtttgATGCCATGGTTGATGCAACATATATAGCTTTAGAGAAATTAGGGTACAAGAAAATGCAGGTTATCGTATCGGAGACCGGTTGGGCATCCAAAGGGGATGACAATGAAGCAGGTGCGACCCCTGAAAACGCCAGAACTTACAACTTTAATTTGCATAAAAGGTTGATGAAGAAGAAAGGTACCCCTTATAAGCCAAAAACGAAGGCCAAAGCTTATGTCTTTGCATTGTTTAATGAAAATTTGAAACCTGGACCAACCTCAGAGAGAAACTTTGGATTGTTCAAAGCTGATGGAAGTATAGCTTATGATATTGGATTTAAAGGACTTGTATCTTCTTCTCCATCCTCAAAG GATTTTGTACTACGAGGGCGGTTTTGGATTTCTCAATCGTTCATTATTGCGGCATGTGCTACAATTCTGGTTCTTTCATAG
- the LOC132600716 gene encoding uncharacterized protein LOC132600716 — translation MSLISRLRHHVPGVLLRQSVQSNVADFYFVTSTVFTRHFSQQVEISQRKLPADYDPATFDPTEHRSPPSERVWGLVDEVSGLTLVEVSELSSIIMKRMGMTERPTVGVMNPGAAGLATMKGSEAAKEEKKPEKTVFELKLESYESAQKIKIIKEVRGFTELGLKEAKELVEKTPAVFKKGVSKEEGEQIIDKMKALGAKVAME, via the coding sequence ATGAGTTTGATTTCACGACTGAGGCATCATGTGCCTGGTGTACTCTTGAGACAATCTGTTCAATCCAATGTGGCTGACTTCTATTTTGTTACCTCAACTGTTTTTACTCGACACTTTTCTCAGCAAGTAGAGATTAGCCAGAGAAAGCTTCCAGCTGATTATGATCCTGCTACTTTTGATCCTACCGAGCATCGTAGTCCTCCATCAGAACGGGTATGGGGCCTCGTAGATGAAGTTTCGGGACTTACCCTTGTCGAAGTCTCCGAACTGTCTTCCATTATTATGAAGAGGATGGGCATGACAGAGCGACCAACGGTTGGAGTTATGAATCCCGGGGCTGCAGGATTGGCAACTATGAAGGGATCCGAAGCAGCTAAGGAGGAAAAGAAACCGGAGAAAACTGTTTTTGAACTTAAGCTCGAGTCATATGAGTCAGCTCAAAAGATAAAGATAATCAAGGAGGTCCGGGGTTTTACTGAGTTGGGACTCAAGGAAGCAAAGGAGTTAGTCGAGAAGACGCCTGCTGTTTTCAAGAAGGGAGTATCGAAGGAAGAAGGAGAACAAATAATTGACAAGATGAAAGCTCTTGGAGCAAAAGTTGCTATGGAATGA
- the LOC132600714 gene encoding glucan endo-1,3-beta-glucosidase 11-like isoform X1: MANSSFIFLWFILLLNGIIAVHGMKGTYGINYGKISDNIPTPENVLILLKKNKIKNIRIYDADQRVLKAFSGSGIEISVCLPNELLIDVSKNGSIALEWIQVNLQPFLPGTSIRGIAVGNEILGGDTAIAEALVPAVKSVYRALRKLGLTDTIEVSTPHSEAVFNSTYPPSDGAFKPSLMPYLGPLLQFFNRVGSPFYINAYPFLAYKFEPTIDINYALFKKNKGIVDPKTKLHYDNMFDAMVDATYIALEKLGYKKMQVIVSETGWASKGDDNEAGATPENARTYNFNLHKRLMKKKGTPYKPKTKAKAYVFALFNENLKPGPTSERNFGLFKADGSIAYDIGFKGLVSSSPSSKDFVLRGRFWISQSFIIAACATILVLS; this comes from the exons ATGGCCAATTCATCCTTCATCTTTCTGTGGTTCATTCTTCTCTTAAATG GTATAATAGCAGTACATGGAATGAAAGGCACATATGGAATAAACTATGGAAAAATATCAGACAATATTCCAACACCTGAAAATGTCTTAATACTTCTCAAGAAAAACAAGATCAAGAACATCAGAATCTACGATGCGGATCAAAGAGTTCTGAAAGCCTTCAGTGGTTCTGGGATCGAAATCTCAGTTTGTCTTCCCAATGAACTACTAATAGACGTTAGCAAAAACGGATCTATAGCTCTCGAATGGATACAAGTTAACCTACAACCGTTCCTCCCTGGTACCTCAATCCGAGGTATCGCGGTTGGAAATGAGATACTAGGTGGCGATACAGCAATTGCGGAAGCATTAGTGCCCGCGGTTAAAAGTGTGTACCGCGCGTTGAGGAAGTTGGGCTTAACCGATACGATTGAGGTCTCGACTCCACACTCTGAGGCAGTTTTTAACAGCACTTATCCGCCTTCAGATGGCGCCTTTAAACCGAGTTTGATGCCATATTTGGGACCACTATTGCAGTTTTTCAACAGAGTTGGCTCACCTTTTTACATAAATGCATATCCATTCTTGGCCTATAAATTTGAGCCTACAATTGATATCAACTATGCACTattcaaaaaaaataaagggaTTGTTGATCCTAAGACTAAGTTGcactatgacaacatgtttgATGCCATGGTTGATGCAACATATATAGCTTTAGAGAAATTAGGGTACAAGAAAATGCAGGTTATCGTATCGGAGACCGGTTGGGCATCCAAAGGGGATGACAATGAAGCAGGTGCGACCCCTGAAAACGCCAGAACTTACAACTTTAATTTGCATAAAAGGTTGATGAAGAAGAAAGGTACCCCTTATAAGCCAAAAACGAAGGCCAAAGCTTATGTCTTTGCATTGTTTAATGAAAATTTGAAACCTGGACCAACCTCAGAGAGAAACTTTGGATTGTTCAAAGCTGATGGAAGTATAGCTTATGATATTGGATTTAAAGGACTTGTATCTTCTTCTCCATCCTCAAAG GATTTTGTACTACGAGGGCGGTTTTGGATTTCTCAATCGTTCATTATTGCGGCATGTGCTACAATTCTGGTTCTTTCATAG